A single region of the Arthrobacter sp. PAMC25564 genome encodes:
- a CDS encoding TetR/AcrR family transcriptional regulator codes for MARKPVAREAVLDAFESLLIEEGERAATLDAVARLAGVSKGGLLYHFPNKEAMIGVLLERLDRLLAEDLDAMAAAPEGAGAYFIKSSVWADTPLDRVFVAATRLAEVAHEETLHRFAAVQARWLELLAADVGPGMAKAVLYMGDGLYFNAMLARGPGGPLPEVRGDVESLLAAVERLRG; via the coding sequence ATGGCCAGAAAACCCGTCGCCCGCGAAGCCGTCCTTGATGCCTTTGAATCCCTCCTGATCGAAGAGGGTGAGCGGGCCGCGACGCTGGACGCCGTCGCACGGCTGGCCGGCGTCTCCAAGGGCGGACTGCTCTACCATTTCCCGAACAAAGAGGCCATGATCGGCGTGCTGCTCGAGCGGTTGGACCGCCTCCTCGCCGAGGATCTCGATGCCATGGCGGCCGCGCCGGAAGGTGCCGGGGCATACTTCATCAAGTCCTCCGTCTGGGCGGACACCCCACTGGACCGGGTCTTCGTGGCTGCCACCCGGTTGGCGGAAGTCGCCCACGAGGAGACCCTGCACCGCTTCGCCGCCGTCCAGGCCCGCTGGCTGGAACTGCTGGCAGCCGACGTCGGCCCCGGCATGGCCAAGGCTGTCCTCTATATGGGTGACGGGCTGTACTTCAACGCCATGCTCGCCCGAGGCCCCGGCGGGCCGCTGCCCGAGGTGCGCGGCGACGTCGAAAGCCTGCTGGCCGCCGTCGAACGGTTGCGCGGCTGA
- the gcvT gene encoding glycine cleavage system aminomethyltransferase GcvT, whose product MTENYTALYEEHKKLGASFTDFGGWQMPLKYSSELAEHHAVRKSAGLFDLSHMGEVWVTGPEAGAFLDYALVGKLSAIADGKAKYSLICNEDGGIIDDLISYRFGDEKYLVVPNAGNAKVVAAALAERAANFDVTVEDASAATSLIAVQGPKAEAILLKLTDEAQHALITELKYYAFNELTVAGHDVILARTGYTGEDGFELFVPNDGAADLWAKVAEAGAEFGIIPCGLASRDSLRLEAGMPLYGNELSLERSPFDAGLGPVVALKSKEGDFVGRSALEAAKEAGSKRKLVGLKGLGRRAGRGHYPVLKDGNVVGEVTSGQPSPTLGYPVAMAYVDVAFTEPGTALDIDLRGKAEPFEVIALPFYKRQK is encoded by the coding sequence ATGACTGAGAACTACACGGCTCTCTACGAAGAGCACAAGAAACTCGGGGCCTCCTTCACCGACTTCGGTGGCTGGCAGATGCCGCTGAAGTACAGCTCCGAGCTGGCCGAGCACCACGCCGTCCGCAAGTCCGCAGGCTTGTTCGACCTCTCCCACATGGGCGAGGTCTGGGTCACCGGCCCCGAAGCCGGCGCGTTCCTGGACTACGCCCTGGTCGGGAAACTCTCCGCGATCGCGGATGGAAAGGCCAAATACTCGCTGATCTGCAACGAAGACGGCGGCATCATCGATGACCTCATCAGCTACCGTTTCGGTGACGAGAAGTACCTGGTGGTCCCCAACGCCGGCAACGCCAAGGTCGTCGCAGCTGCCCTGGCCGAGCGCGCAGCGAACTTCGACGTGACGGTGGAGGACGCCTCCGCGGCGACCTCGCTGATCGCCGTGCAGGGTCCCAAGGCCGAGGCCATCTTGCTCAAGCTCACCGATGAGGCCCAGCACGCGCTGATCACCGAGCTGAAGTACTACGCGTTCAACGAGCTCACCGTGGCCGGCCACGACGTCATCCTGGCCCGCACCGGTTACACCGGCGAGGACGGCTTCGAGCTCTTTGTACCGAACGACGGCGCCGCTGACCTGTGGGCAAAGGTCGCCGAAGCAGGGGCCGAGTTCGGCATCATCCCGTGCGGCCTCGCCTCCCGCGACTCGCTCCGGCTCGAAGCCGGTATGCCGCTGTACGGCAACGAGCTTTCGCTTGAGCGGTCACCGTTCGACGCCGGCCTGGGCCCGGTTGTGGCGCTCAAGAGCAAGGAAGGCGACTTCGTGGGCCGCTCCGCGCTGGAAGCAGCCAAGGAAGCCGGTTCCAAGCGCAAGCTGGTGGGCCTCAAGGGCCTGGGACGCCGGGCCGGCCGCGGCCACTACCCGGTCCTCAAGGACGGCAACGTCGTCGGCGAGGTGACCTCCGGCCAGCCCTCACCCACCCTCGGCTACCCGGTCGCGATGGCCTACGTCGACGTCGCCTTCACCGAGCCGGGCACCGCCCTGGACATCGACCTCCGCGGCAAGGCAGAACCCTTCGAAGTCATCGCCCTGCCGTTCTACAAGCGCCAAAAGTAG
- the glyA gene encoding serine hydroxymethyltransferase, translating into MSAAGTSTVFEQVVSRSLDADLSVLDPEIASRIDAELGRQRDGLEMIASENHTAVAVMQAQGSVLTNKYAEGYPGKRYYGGCEHVDVIEQLAIDRVKALFGAGFANVQPHSGAQANASVMHALIKPGDTIMGLNLAHGGHLTHGMKINFSGRLYTVVPYQVREDDHRIDMAEVERLAHEHQPKLIVAGWSAYARQLDFAEFRRIADLVGAYLMVDMAHFAGLVAAGLHPSPVPHAHVTTSTTHKTLAGPRGGIILSNDADIAKKINSAVFPGQQGGPLEHVIAGKAVAFQIAASAEFKERQERVLAGARILAGRLVRDDVTAKGISVVSGGTDVHLVLVDLRDCELNGQEAEDRLAAIDITVNRNAVPFDPRPPMVTSGLRIGTPALATRGFGEAAFAEVADIIAEALIADAGADLSGLRTRVQALAAAHPLYPSVANLG; encoded by the coding sequence GTGAGCGCGGCAGGCACCAGCACTGTTTTTGAGCAGGTGGTTTCCCGGTCCCTGGATGCGGACCTGTCGGTCCTGGATCCGGAGATCGCGTCCCGGATTGATGCGGAGCTGGGCCGCCAGCGTGACGGGCTGGAGATGATCGCCTCGGAGAACCACACCGCGGTGGCTGTGATGCAGGCGCAGGGTTCGGTGCTGACGAACAAGTATGCCGAGGGGTACCCGGGCAAGCGGTACTACGGCGGCTGCGAGCACGTGGACGTGATCGAGCAGCTCGCCATTGACCGGGTCAAGGCCCTGTTCGGCGCCGGGTTCGCGAACGTGCAGCCGCACTCCGGCGCGCAGGCCAACGCCTCGGTGATGCACGCGCTGATCAAGCCCGGGGACACGATCATGGGCCTGAACCTGGCCCACGGCGGGCACCTGACGCACGGGATGAAGATCAACTTCTCCGGCAGGCTCTACACCGTGGTCCCGTACCAGGTCCGCGAGGATGACCACCGGATTGACATGGCCGAGGTGGAGCGCCTGGCGCACGAGCACCAGCCCAAGCTGATCGTGGCCGGCTGGTCCGCGTACGCCCGGCAGCTGGACTTCGCGGAGTTCCGCCGGATCGCCGATCTGGTGGGCGCGTACCTGATGGTGGACATGGCGCACTTCGCCGGCCTGGTGGCCGCCGGGCTGCACCCGTCCCCGGTGCCGCACGCGCACGTCACGACCTCCACGACGCACAAGACCCTCGCCGGTCCGCGCGGCGGGATCATCCTGAGCAACGACGCGGACATCGCGAAGAAGATCAACTCCGCGGTGTTCCCGGGCCAGCAGGGCGGGCCGCTGGAGCACGTCATCGCCGGCAAGGCGGTGGCCTTCCAGATCGCGGCCTCGGCGGAGTTCAAGGAACGCCAGGAACGCGTGCTGGCCGGTGCGAGGATCCTGGCCGGCCGCCTGGTCCGGGACGACGTCACCGCGAAGGGGATCTCCGTGGTCTCCGGCGGCACCGACGTCCACCTGGTCCTGGTGGACCTGCGCGACTGCGAGCTCAACGGGCAGGAAGCCGAGGACCGTCTGGCCGCGATTGACATCACCGTGAACCGCAACGCCGTGCCCTTCGACCCGCGCCCGCCGATGGTCACCTCGGGCCTGCGGATCGGCACCCCGGCCCTGGCCACCCGCGGCTTCGGCGAGGCTGCCTTCGCCGAGGTCGCGGACATCATCGCCGAGGCCCTGATCGCCGACGCCGGCGCGGACCTCTCCGGCCTGCGCACCCGGGTGCAGGCCCTCGCCGCCGCCCACCCGCTCTACCCCTCGGTTGCCAACCTCGGCTGA
- the gcvP gene encoding aminomethyl-transferring glycine dehydrogenase: MEFLVTVTPASTSFVDRHIGARRQSDVDAMLKAVGYDTVDALVDTAVPKDIRQDSPLALPEALSEVEVLAELRRIASRNKTAVQMIGQGYYDTVTPAVIRRNILEAPAWYTAYTPYQPEISQGRLEALLNFQTMVQDLVGLPIANASLLDEATAVAEAVLMMRRANKNKEAHDGKTVLDADCLPQTIAIVKGRAEALGFEVEVADLSQGLPEGVINGIVLQQPGVSGRVFDHSGVIAEAKERGALVTVAADLLALTLITPPGEQGADIAVGSSQRFGVPLFFGGPHAAYMAVAKGLERSMPGRLVGVSKDNAGMPAYRLALQTREQHIRREKATSNICTAQALLAIVSSFYAVYHGPDGLKAIAETTHGHARTVAASLKAAGLHVLHTSFFDTVTVSVPGKAARVIAAAEAKGINLRAIDADTIGISTDEATTAAIVADVVAAFGASVADTAPGSPEGFGLEASVERTSEYLQHPVFNTHRSETQLLRYIRRLSDRDLALDRTMIPLGSCTMKLNATAEMEAISWPEFASIHPFAPDSQTAGWRELIEDLEAQLTEITGYDQVSIQPNAGSQGELAGLLAIRGYHHSRGEAQRNICLIPASAHGTNAASAVLAGMKVVVVATSSDGTIDHADLTAKIELHKDALAAIMITYPSTHGVYDADVREVCDAVHAAGGQVYVDGANLNALVGLAQPGQFGGDVSHLNLHKTFCIPHGGGGPGVGPVAAKAHLAPFMPGDANKAAHEAGHGVAISASRFGSAGVLPISWAYVKLMGAEGLTEATKSALLAANYIAARLNEYFPVLYTGEGGLVAHECILDLRELTARTGVTAEDVAKRLIDYGFHAPTLAFPVAGTLMVEPTESEDLAEIDRFIDAMITIRAEIDQVANGDFTVEDSPLRNAPHTAAAVVSSEWSRDYSREQAVFPVHHLKQDKYFPPVGRIDGAAGDRHLICSCPPLEDFEDHSDDAAN, translated from the coding sequence ATGGAGTTCCTTGTGACTGTTACCCCAGCCTCCACGTCCTTCGTTGACCGGCATATTGGCGCGCGCCGCCAGTCTGACGTCGACGCCATGCTGAAGGCCGTCGGCTACGACACCGTCGATGCGCTGGTGGACACCGCCGTTCCGAAGGACATCCGGCAGGACTCGCCGCTGGCTCTCCCCGAAGCCCTCAGCGAGGTCGAGGTCCTTGCGGAGCTGCGCAGGATTGCGTCCAGGAACAAGACGGCCGTGCAGATGATCGGCCAGGGCTACTACGACACGGTCACGCCTGCGGTGATCCGCCGGAACATCCTGGAGGCCCCGGCCTGGTACACCGCCTACACCCCGTACCAGCCGGAGATCTCGCAGGGCCGGCTCGAGGCGCTGCTGAACTTCCAGACCATGGTCCAGGACCTGGTGGGCCTGCCGATCGCGAACGCGTCCCTGCTGGATGAAGCAACCGCCGTGGCCGAGGCCGTGCTGATGATGCGCCGCGCCAACAAGAACAAGGAAGCCCACGACGGCAAGACCGTCCTGGACGCCGACTGCCTCCCGCAGACCATCGCGATCGTCAAGGGCCGCGCCGAGGCCCTGGGCTTCGAGGTTGAGGTCGCGGACCTGTCCCAGGGCCTGCCGGAGGGCGTCATCAACGGCATTGTCCTGCAGCAGCCCGGCGTGTCCGGCCGGGTGTTTGACCACTCCGGCGTGATCGCGGAGGCCAAGGAACGCGGTGCGCTCGTCACGGTCGCCGCCGACCTGCTCGCCCTGACCCTGATCACGCCTCCGGGTGAGCAGGGCGCCGACATCGCCGTCGGTTCCTCCCAGCGTTTCGGTGTCCCGTTGTTCTTCGGCGGCCCGCACGCGGCCTACATGGCGGTGGCGAAGGGCCTGGAGCGGTCCATGCCGGGCCGCCTGGTCGGCGTGTCCAAGGACAACGCCGGGATGCCCGCGTACCGCCTGGCCCTGCAGACCCGTGAGCAGCACATCCGCCGCGAGAAGGCCACGTCCAACATCTGCACCGCGCAGGCGCTGCTGGCCATCGTGTCCTCGTTCTACGCGGTCTACCACGGCCCGGATGGCCTGAAGGCCATCGCCGAGACCACCCACGGCCACGCCAGGACGGTCGCCGCCTCGCTGAAGGCCGCGGGCCTTCACGTGCTGCACACGTCCTTCTTCGACACCGTCACCGTGTCCGTCCCGGGCAAGGCCGCCCGGGTCATCGCCGCCGCCGAGGCCAAGGGCATCAACCTGCGCGCCATTGACGCGGACACCATCGGCATCTCCACCGATGAAGCCACGACGGCGGCTATCGTCGCCGACGTCGTCGCCGCCTTCGGCGCCAGCGTCGCGGACACTGCACCCGGTAGCCCCGAAGGATTCGGCCTGGAAGCCTCCGTCGAACGTACCTCCGAGTACCTGCAGCACCCGGTGTTCAACACGCACCGCTCCGAGACCCAGCTGCTGCGTTATATCCGCCGGCTTTCGGACCGTGACCTGGCGCTGGACCGCACCATGATTCCGCTGGGTTCGTGCACGATGAAGCTGAATGCCACCGCGGAGATGGAAGCGATTTCCTGGCCGGAGTTCGCCTCCATCCATCCGTTCGCCCCGGACTCCCAGACCGCCGGCTGGCGTGAGCTGATCGAGGACCTCGAAGCCCAGCTGACCGAGATCACCGGCTACGACCAGGTCTCCATCCAGCCGAACGCCGGTTCCCAGGGCGAGCTCGCGGGCCTGCTGGCCATCCGCGGCTACCACCACTCCCGCGGCGAGGCCCAGCGCAACATCTGCCTGATCCCGGCCTCCGCGCACGGCACCAACGCCGCGTCCGCGGTCCTGGCCGGCATGAAGGTCGTTGTGGTCGCGACGTCCTCGGACGGCACCATCGACCACGCCGACCTCACGGCCAAGATTGAGCTGCACAAGGACGCGTTGGCCGCCATCATGATCACCTACCCGTCCACCCACGGGGTCTACGACGCCGACGTCCGGGAGGTCTGCGACGCGGTGCATGCCGCCGGCGGCCAGGTCTACGTGGACGGCGCCAACCTCAACGCGCTCGTGGGCCTGGCCCAGCCGGGCCAGTTCGGCGGCGACGTCTCGCACCTGAACCTGCACAAGACCTTCTGCATCCCGCACGGCGGCGGCGGACCCGGCGTCGGCCCGGTCGCGGCCAAGGCCCACCTGGCACCGTTTATGCCCGGTGACGCGAACAAGGCAGCGCACGAGGCAGGCCACGGCGTGGCCATCAGCGCCTCCCGTTTCGGCTCCGCCGGTGTCCTGCCGATCTCCTGGGCGTACGTGAAGCTCATGGGCGCTGAAGGCCTGACCGAGGCCACCAAGTCCGCGCTCCTGGCGGCCAACTACATCGCGGCCCGGTTGAACGAGTACTTCCCGGTCCTGTACACCGGTGAGGGCGGACTCGTGGCGCACGAGTGCATCCTGGACCTGCGCGAACTGACCGCGAGGACCGGGGTCACGGCCGAGGACGTGGCCAAGCGCCTCATCGACTACGGCTTCCACGCCCCCACCCTGGCATTCCCGGTGGCCGGGACCCTGATGGTGGAGCCCACCGAGTCCGAGGACCTGGCCGAGATCGACCGCTTCATCGACGCGATGATCACCATCCGCGCCGAAATCGACCAGGTCGCCAACGGTGACTTCACCGTCGAGGACAGCCCGCTGCGCAACGCACCACACACCGCGGCCGCCGTCGTGTCCTCCGAGTGGAGCCGTGACTACTCCCGCGAGCAGGCCGTCTTCCCGGTCCACCACCTCAAGCAGGACAAGTACTTCCCGCCCGTGGGCCGGATCGACGGCGCCGCCGGGGACCGCCACCTGATCTGCTCCTGCCCGCCCCTCGAAGACTTCGAGGACCACTCCGACGACGCCGCGAACTAA
- the gcvH gene encoding glycine cleavage system protein GcvH, with the protein MSKVAAELKYSAEHEWVAADGSGTVGIGISAVAAEALGDIVYVDLPEVGATVTAGETCGEIESTKSVSDLYAPVTGEVTEVNDGVVSDPALINSDPYGAGWLFKVTVESEGPLLSAEEYAAANGGEL; encoded by the coding sequence ATGAGCAAGGTAGCTGCTGAACTGAAATACTCCGCCGAGCATGAGTGGGTTGCCGCTGATGGGTCCGGGACGGTGGGGATCGGTATTTCGGCTGTGGCCGCGGAGGCTTTGGGCGACATCGTGTATGTGGACCTGCCCGAGGTCGGTGCCACGGTGACCGCTGGCGAGACCTGTGGTGAGATCGAGTCCACCAAGTCCGTTTCGGATCTGTATGCCCCGGTCACGGGCGAGGTCACCGAGGTCAATGACGGCGTCGTCAGCGATCCGGCCCTGATCAATTCCGATCCGTACGGTGCGGGCTGGCTGTTCAAGGTCACCGTCGAGTCCGAAGGCCCGCTGCTGTCCGCTGAAGAGTACGCTGCAGCCAACGGCGGCGAGCTGTGA